A section of the Arabiibacter massiliensis genome encodes:
- a CDS encoding ArgR family transcriptional regulator, whose protein sequence is MRKRQQRHDIIRDIIREHNVKTQRDLANQLQAAGYECTQATISRDIMDMGLVKSREGYYVLPEEMRLQRMVSELVEEVHVAGNMVVVKTFSGGAAGVSAALDKASLRGALGTVAGDNTIMIAAESPEAAVEVERAIDRLRRR, encoded by the coding sequence ATGAGGAAACGTCAACAACGGCATGACATCATTCGCGACATCATTCGCGAGCACAATGTCAAGACGCAGCGCGATCTCGCAAATCAGCTGCAAGCCGCTGGGTACGAGTGCACTCAAGCCACGATCTCCCGCGACATCATGGACATGGGCCTGGTGAAATCGCGCGAGGGCTACTACGTCCTCCCCGAGGAGATGCGGTTGCAGCGCATGGTTTCGGAACTGGTCGAAGAGGTGCACGTGGCAGGCAACATGGTCGTAGTGAAGACGTTTTCCGGCGGAGCCGCCGGCGTTTCCGCTGCGCTCGATAAGGCCAGCCTGCGCGGAGCGCTCGGCACGGTGGCAGGCGACAACACGATCATGATCGCGGCGGAGAGCCCTGAGGCTGCCGTCGAAGTTGAGCGCGCCATCGACCGACTGCGACGACGTTAG